The following is a genomic window from Apodemus sylvaticus chromosome 10, mApoSyl1.1, whole genome shotgun sequence.
TTGTGcttctttttctagttttttgGAGTGGACACTTTTTAGACACCTCCTTTTCTAAAACATGATTCTTATGCTGCAAATGTCTTGGAGAGCAGTGTTTGTTATGTCTTACAGTTACAATTCCTGATACGTTGTCTTTTTACTTTAGTTAGAGGTTTTTGCTTTTGATACatgctgtttgttttgagacaggttcacaAACAGCCTACACTTGTTTCAAAGTCACTATagagttgaggatgaccttgaactcctaacccTTCCAAATGCTTGGATGAATTATTGACATGCAACACCATGCCTGGCACTGTCtcattttaatgatattttcccctcctccttctcctcctccccctcttctttctcttcctcctcctccttctcctccccctcttccttctcttccttctcctcttccttttcttcctccccctcctccttctcctcctcctcttctcttcctcctccttcttttcctcctccccctcctccttctttacctcctccccctcctccccctcctcccctcctcctcctcaccctcttgACAAGGCTCAGGATAGCCTTGATCTCAGAACCCTCTCACCCCAGCCTCTGGAATTATGGATGTACATCACCATACCTGacaccacgtgttgtttagaagtgtattatttaataagaaaaatctTATTATTTACTCTTCCAGCTCTCTCTGTTACAGGCTTCTAGTTTCATTCACTCCTTTTCTGAGAGTAGACATCGTATGGTTTCTATTACTTCCAAGTATTGAGGTTTCacagaatgtatttttaaatgtggttAGTGGATTTGTATTGGACAGGACCCCATTCCCCGGGAATCTGTGGCTTGTTTTTCCTTGTGGGCCTCTGCCATTCTGACTCGGCATCCAGAGAGCAATCACAAATTCAGATGCCTGAAGGGAGCTAGAGACTTGGGAAGAATAAAGCAGCGGGTGCCTGTCCCCGGCAGGAAGCCCGGCAGCCTCTGAGGGAGGGCTTGCAGCCAAAAGACAAATCCCAGCAGTGAGGCAGCCTGGGGGCAGCCTCAGAGCCTGTGACTCTGCCTTTCaggcagcagaggccagaagaccaaGAGACCCCCATCGACACTGAGAAGGTACAGACCCCCAGGCTTTTCACTGAGGGCTCTCACCCTGTGCCTGCTACAGAAGCCCCTTCCTATAGGGCTGTGGATTCAGCCTAACCCTGAGGatcctgggaggaggaggaggaggtggactTGCCCACTCACAGTCCTTGTCCCCTAGGCCCCCTGGAGTCTCTGCCCTTCAGTTGACCAGGCTCTCttgccttctccctgcctctaagGCCTCCGCAGAAGCCTCGGAATATCCTCACACGAGATGCATTCGAGGAGCAGGCTGGCAGGGTGCCAAAGGGGCGGACACAGCCGCAGACAGGCCAGCTGTCCCCGTCAGAGCTAGGAGCAGCCACGACCACTAAAGAGGAGACCGCACTGAGGTCAAGAGAATTCAAGAATCCTTCTGAAGCTGCCCATCCATATTGGTCAGGGCCAGATGACAGGTCTCAAAGGTGAGAGCAGGAACCCCGGAGGAGGTCAGGTCTGGGGTGTGCTGGTTTGGGGGCAAGGCCTGCCTGGCCCTGGAATATCTTTGTAGCAGGTATTACATGTCCAACTTCTTTCTCTGGAGCAGCTCGACCGATGATAGCTTGCTACCCCTGACACCCCGGCAGCTGGCAGGTAAGGCGCCAAGAtccagaagtagaaagaaaaataagaggatGCTCAGGGCAGGAGCACAGTTGCCTGCCCTGAGGTTAACACATTAATGACCCTTGCCACCCACCCTCGATGCCCAAGTCTTTAAACACATAGCTTTCACCATGCTGACTggccctctctcttccctcagcCTTCCAGGATATCTTCAAACTGTTCAGCTGCAGCCCGACAGGCACTGTGGACATGCACAGCATGAAAGTCGCCCTGCGCAACGTGGGAATCCAACTGGGCCCACAGGAGATGTGCGAGGCTCTTCGGCTGGCCGACTTAGATGGTGGGtgccccctctctgccttctccttGCCAGGCGGACTCCTAATGAATGCTACCCCTATCTACAAAATCCTTGGCCGGGTTCTGTTTTGTGAAAGTTCCCTCTTCCAGGAAGCCGGTCTAGACCAGCACCCCAATCTCCAGGCTTTCATACTGAGTCAATTCtcatccccacccctaccccagggCCCTCCACATTCACACTAGAACCCTTTGACTTCTATAAAAGGCTATTAATAAATGATCTTAGTACtttatggaaaaaaatatttgaaagagaTGGCTTAGGGGAGGGTTATGATGACGGTGAAAATCCCGAATAATGTGTATTTAACCTCCTAAAGTATCTACAAGACAAACTTTCCAAATAGGGCAAGTCCCCACTGCCTCTCCTTGCCTTTGCAGGTGATGGGATCGTAAGCTTCAAGGACTTCCTAGGTGTCCTCACTGACAACAACCGTCTGGCTCAGTGCATGGGTGAGGAGCTAAGCGGATGGGCAGAGGGGAAGTCGTGAATGAGGACAACCCTCTTCACCTCTGGCCTGTGTTTGCTATACTCAGGCCAAATGAAGGGCAATCGGGTCGGTGAGCCCCCGGGCCTGCAGACCCTGTTCCTCGAGGTGCTGTTCAAACTACTGAGTCAAGGCTTTGTGCCCGCCAAATCAAGGCAGGAGGTGACAAGGTGGGAATAGCCATCCTCGGCTCCCAGACCTGGCATTCAGAGAACAgaacttgggggtggggaggtcccACCTCCAGAGAATGCCCTGACCTCCGGGTCCATTTCCTGGACCCTAAACCATCCTTTAGCCAGAGAAAGACAAGTAGCCTTCAGTCCTGCTTGGGTTTCTCCACTTGtaagatggaggagagagaggaagcggTGTCTGAGCCCGCTGTCCCACTTTTCTTCTCCAAGTTACTATTTCAAGAAGCAGCGGGCCCTGCGGCTGAGCTCGTGCGCTCGGAGCCGGGCGCGCGGCCAGGGCCGGCCAGCGCGTGCGCACACCGGCCTCACCTTCTTCTGCCAAGCTGCGCGCCTCAATGGCCTCTCCAGCACTCAGCTGGCGCGCTCCCTGCATACACTGTGCAGAGCAGGTGCGCCCCAAGCCGATCCacgggctgggggtgggagggatgtCCCAGGAACGGGGCGGGACTCCGGAGGAGGGGAATGAATGCTCTAGGTCACCCGCTGCCCAGGCCACCTGCTCCCTTGGGGCCCCTCCCAGTACTGTCcccgcctcttcctcctctgggaTCCTGCCCTAGGTGGGCGCAGCCCCTACACTCAGATTCCCAACCTCGCCGGGCGCCCGAGGCCAGAACGCAAGACTCGAGCTCCAGGGCCCGACGTCCGCCTCCCCAAGCCCCAACAGCCAGGCCGCCCCAAGCTCCCTCCCAACCTTGGGCCACTCAGCAAAGGTGAGAAGCCGCAGATATTCTTAAGGACCGGGCAGATGGGGCGGAGGTGGGACAGCAGATGGGGCGTGATTGGCAGGTAGCAGAGGCTGGGGTTCGAGTGGGACCTGAACCAAGAGAAATGGGGAgcgcaggagcagcaggaggtaCACCCAGGTGTTGCTGATGGCGCACCGCGTCCCTAACAAAGCGCCCCCTCGATCTTCCGCAGGTCCCCTCCGCCCTCCCGCCGGGCTAATGAGCCAGCCACTGGAGCAAATGCGCCCCTCGAAGCTGGCTTCCTCCCCGCCAACTCTAGTGCAGAAGCACCCCTCCTCCCCTTCGCCAGCCTGTTTCCAGAGATGTGCTATGAAGAGCTTGTACAAGTAAACCCTTTGCTGAGCGAAACTGGCTGCGCCTGGTGGCATCAGGCACCGAGCCGACGCGCGTCTTTTGCAAACATCTTTATTAATCTTGTATAAAAATAAGGTCCATGGAGAGTCCTCCGAGCTAGGGCAGCGGCGAGGTGCGCTATATAAGTTACAGGCCAGGCTCCCGCTCGGGTTAAGTATGGCTATTGGAGAGAGTGCTACgaccagtttgtttgtttgtttgtttgttttggggggggggtgtcttcaAGGCTAGTAGTCGGCAGTAGGAGCGGATGCCCGACCCAGTCGGGCTAAGGACCGCCTTCTCTGAGCTCCAGCCTGCCCACGGCCCTATAGAATCCACCAGCAGTAACAGTGGCTACAGCGAGAAATCAGCAGTGACCGGCAGTGGGGGTCCAGGGGGGCGCCGGCGAGCACTTCGGCGTCCTGTGTCTGCACGGATATAGGGCTGGTTCCGAAGATCTGGCAAGCAAAGGAGACACATTGGCCCAGGCTTCAGGGCACAGCTCACTGATTTTGTACACATGCCACGTGGAAGGGGACACTGATTTACCACAGCTAGAAACACCCCAGCCATGCAGTGGCCCAGGATGGAGAGGCACATctgctccccagccccaaatTCCCAGAGTTTTGCCAGCACTGGAATCTCAGGCCAGGTTATCTAGGTACCTGGGAGCTAGAGGGTCATCTCctctcccaggctggcctcacagaggAGCCGGGATGTCCGCTTGCCGGTGCGGGCAGTGAAGGGCACTGTCTTGAGCACTGAGGTTTTGGGGaatagagggaagagagagaaaaaacaaaagaaaaacagaaaaggtagCAAGAAGTATGCAGaacaggcatggtggcgcacgcctttgatcccagcactgcaggggcagaggcaggaggatctctgtgagtttgaagccagcctggtctacatagcaagttccaggcaagccaggaCTGCTCAGTGAGAACGGAGGTGGGAGGAGGCAGCAGACCCCTCAGGGTGGGGAgaaatgaggaagagaaggacagTAGAGACCGGAGACAGGACAGTGACCGGGTTAAGCTCTCACCGGTGATGATGTCTTCAATGGCCCCATCTCGGTCACTCTCGTAGATGAGTGGCTCTTTCTGCTGCTTCCGTTTTAGCTCAGAGATGAGGTCCATCTGTTGTCGCCTGGCCTTGGGTGGAGACTGAGGAGATGGACAGCTCTAACTTTAGGATACTTACCACCCCACCCACGCTGGAACATCTGTGTAGTTCTTCACAGCAAGGACAGCAGGAACCTATACCTGCTTCCTCCCCTGGCTTCTGGGGCACGGTCCTTGTCTTTGGGCAGAATCTAACTCAACACTGAAGGTGTAGGGGTGAGACGGGGTGAAAGGGATGCTATAAATTCTTGAATCCCAGTCCTGGGCTTGGGGCCAGCTGCCTACCTTGGGTGCTGGAGGCTCCTCCCTGCCTGAGGCGTCGGCAGCTGCTTCCTTCTTCCACAGTTCCACCTCCTGTTCCGCTTTCTGAGGGCCCAAGGCGGGTCTTGGTAAGAAcaaccctcctccttccctgtctttcCTACCACAGAAGTTGTCCCCACTGCTCTCCTGCAGAGGCTGCAgagccccccacccacccacccatcagaTACTTGTACCTTGTAGGCCTTGGTGAAGCGACTGAAGAGGGAAAAAAACATGGAGGGGGATGTGGTCTTGGGATTTTCTCCAAAGTACTCCACCACAGACTCGTAGGCCTCCTGCAAGCACAAGCCATCAGCCCAGCTAGCTCGGGTTCCTTGGAGTCTGAGCATGCTCTGTGCCCCCTTGGGATACCACATGTCTGTTCTTCCACACAGGATGTGGCCACGCCCCTCCGGGTCTTTGCTCCAACCgcgcctccccactcccaccctcaggCTTAGTGGCGGCGGTGGGCTGTGCTCCCCCAGCTCACCTGAGCTGTCTTGCTGTCTGCCAGTAACTTGTCCATGGTGGGAGAGTTGGCCCTCAGGAACTCCTTGAGCACCAGGCAGTCATCTTGCCGCACAAACTCTCTCTGTGTCAACTCCAGGCCTCGCTGCAAGGAGCGCACGTCTCCCAGCACACTGTCCAGGGACACTGGAGTGGACAACACAGAGTGGGGATAAGGCAGCGTGCACACAGTTATATCCGACACCCCCACCAcgccacaccccaccccacccctgcttcctccTAACCACATCAGGGGCCCAAGGACTGAGCTCCCTGCTCTCACCCAAGACCCGGGTGCCCCATACCTGAGCCGGCCTTGTCCAAGAAGTGCAAGTCGCTGTGAAAGCCCGTGAGCTGTGGGTACTTCTCAGCAATGACCTTCACCAAGTAGTGCAGCAGTGTCTGTTTCCGGTCCGTCGACTTCATCTCCAACAGCTGGACAAGGATCTGTTATGAGCCTCGGGCCGCCAACCaggccccccagcccccagccccagagCCCCATCTCACCGCGTCCAGACTCTGAAGCCGGAAACCATAGGCTGCCCCGCGTTTGCTACTATTCATGTAGTTGCCAAAAGCCAGGACAATCTGGGAGAGGCAAAGAAAGACTCAATGAGAtccaggctgggggtggggaaaacccttgaagaaTATATACTTCTCAGGGAGGAAGAAAGGTGACAAGAAGCCAACCTTCACCCTCAGCCCCTCCTGAACGGGCCCTTCAGTTCCAATGCACGTGCATCTTGTAAACGTACATCGCATGTGCACACTGTGAACACCAGTCGTACACTCAAATTTTATCCTTCATTAGACCACCCCAAACTGTCTTGCCACACCCCTATctccatcccccccccaccccggacATCGGCGTATTGTCTGCAGACACTCCCCTGAACAGGTGCAATTACCCAGTTACTCTCACAAAGCAAACCCCAGAGGGACTGAGCccttgaggaggaggagctcaGGTGCAGGGTCACAGGCGTGGAGGCTGCTGTTGCCTTTGCCCGTCCTCACCTCCCACCTTGTCTATCAGAGCATGCGCGGGAGAAGTGGGAAGTGGTAACCTTCGCTCTATCCCAGGTGGGCGGGGTCCGAGTCTCCCCTTTCCCGCTACCTAGACTAAGCAAGGGTAGGCCCTGCTTCCTGTCCCTTGCCCTGGACTCTCACCTCTAGGATCTGGCGAAGCTTGTCAGAGGACTTGATAGACATGGAGGCTGCAATGATGGCGTTCAGTTGCTAAGGGTGGGATAAAGATGAGGTGAGCTAGAGCCTCCCCCACGAGGAGGCTCGAATCCTCCCAGctgccctccccttctccctacCCACCAGCCCAGGCTCCGCCACACCACCCTGCCCGTCCCGCCCACACCGGCATGAGCAGCTGGGCCGTGTCTGGAAAGTTGCCCAGGAAGGTGAGCGTGTTCATGCGTTCTGGAAGTCTCGGGATGCGACTAAAGCGCAGCATGAAGCGGTCCTCCTCTGACAGCTCTTCCAGCGGCCGCTGTTCCTTCTCGAATCGGGCTATGAGGCTACGCTCGTAATCTGTGGGCAGGAAGCGGGTCAACAGCTCCAAGAAATCCAGGCTGAGAGTCTGTAGGTCATACCTGCATGAGGAAACAGGAGAGTGACATTCCACACTTCAAGTTCCAGAGAGCAGGACTGAATAAACAACCTTCAATATTTAGTATTTGTAGACAGCTTCCGAGAACAAGAGATGGGAGTCAGGGACACCAGAAGCCCCAGTCCTATCACACATCACTGGCAGATAGACAGCTACGGATCCTTTGGCTTGGGTGCCCGTGatgggcagaagcaggaagagagtCAGGGGGTTCTCAATCAGGGCATGGACTCAAAGTATAGTCGCAGGTTTCTTGGTCTGAAACTGGGACAATGCTCCCTGGCCAGGACTGGTGTGAGGTTTGGTGGATGCTGTCCCATTGCCAGGGTTCTGTCCAATTTCCGGGGTTCTCACTGCGCTCTGCCTGATGATCCTAGCCTAGTGAGGGGACTGGGCCACACCCCAACCACAGGTACTCACGTCTCGATGGCCTGGCAGATTCTGTCTGCTCCTAGGTTGCCCTTGCGCAGGGTGATGGCCAAATTCTTGGCCCGGTTGGCTTCAATGAGTGTTGCCTTAGTGGGGGCTTTGTGGGCTGCCTTCCCCTTCAGAGCACTGATATCCAGGCTGGGGCCTTGCGATTTGGTCTTAAACTGCTCCTCAAAATCATTCATGTCTAGCTCCTAAGGGCACAACGAGACAAAGCCAGGCTGAGGGGAGCCCGGAGCTGCCCACACTCCTGGGTTGTTAAAACAGCCATCCCAGAAACTGGGCAGAAAAACCAGTGCGCTAGCTTGGCCACAGCCTTGACAGGTGATACAGGAGAGACCCAGAAAGACGGGGCAGAGGTGATAacccagaggacccgggttcctGCCTATTAAAGCTAGAGGAAGTGCTGAACAGCCAGCAAAGCTAAGACGAGACTGTTCCAGGCAGAGAAAACAGTTCCAGCGACCGTCCAGAGGACGGGGAACCCATTCCAAAGTGAAACTGGAAAGCAGAAGCCCAGAGACCTTAGGTTTCTTGTGGGATTTGGGCAGAAAGGAGAGGTCCTActaggggtggggggcaggggaaaGCCTGCAGGGGGCAGGACAGTGCCTGCTCCTGTTAAGGCTTGTGGTTTTTCTGTCCAATGGTAGCCTGCGTCTTAGAGCCCACACACACCCTGGCTGTGTCTATACACCTCATCCCCATCTGTACACCAAGTGAAGTGGATGCCACCCTAGGGCCAGCGTGGCCCTGGAGCCGCTCACCTGCAACACCTTCTCATCGTTGAGCTCTGTGAAGACAGTGCCGGTGATCTGGCTGGGTTTCAGCGCCACCCAGTTAAGCAGTGGCATCCGGAACTTGGTCTGGATGGGTTTCTTGGCTTTCACCCCTGGGAGCAAGAAACAGTGGTGAGCAGACACTGGAGGGAACTAACCCCCAACTGGGCCtaaggagacaggcaggaggcagTAGAGCCTCTGATGGAGAGCGACTCTGAAGGACCACactggggcggggagggggcccTGTTCTGCTTCCCCACCAGCCCTAGAGGACTGAGATAGTCCACTCCACTTACCTGGGCCTATATCCGGGTCTTGTCCTCCAAGGATATCAGGGGGCCCTCCCggaggtggtgggggtggtggtggcactggTCCATCAGTACCAAGTgggggtggtggaggtgggggaggcaggTCTCCAGGCAACGGCGGTGCAGGTGGCAGCTCTGCGCAGCCTGGGAGGGGCGGGGCCAGCGGGGGTGCAGAGGGAGGGGCATCCTGCTGGGACTGGAGGTTAGgaagtggaggtggtggtggaggtggcggAGGCGGTGCTGATGCTGCTTCGGGAGCTGACTCGGCTGCAGGTGGGAGGTGCTCATTACGTCTTGCCTGGGTGGATGGGTCCTTGCCCCCTCCCTCTGCTATGCATGCATCCAGAACCCAGTTTAACCCACCTGCGTGTACCTGTGCCACGCCTACAATCTAACCTCCTTATCTCTCACAGCTAGGTATATCCCCAGGAtccccttccctgccctggtctccccccaccccccgccccccacccctggCATAAAGTTCTTGCGCACCTGGGCTAGGGGAATCAGCGGGCACCCTCGAAGCTGGTGCGTCGTCACCGCTTGGTGTCGCCGTAGCGCCTGGGAGGATCTCGATGGAGACGACATCCCCCGGCCCCCGCAGGATACGGATTAACCccttttcctcaagctcctcCACCTTCAGTTCTAGAGCTGAGGGTCGCACCACGGTAGGGGCGGGCACTTTCTCAGGTTCAGTTATTCGTCTGGAAGTGCCCATGGGGGTCGACTCGCTGAAGCGCTCCTGTGAGCCCCCAGGAAAAGGATTAGTGCCCACTTGCAAGGCTCTCTGGTATACCGCAACCCCGCCCCAAACCCTTTTCTGGGATGGACTGGGATGTCAAGCGGAGAAGACTCCTTGGGAAGCCTGGCCCGGCGCACACCCCCATCCCGGCCCGGCCCACCCCAAAGCTTACCCTCAGGGTCTCCAATTCCTTGCGAGCCTGACTTAGCTGCTTCTCCAGTTCAGCGATCTTGGCCATGGAGTCGTTCTCTGTGTCCCGAAGCCGCTCTGTCAGCTGCGGCACCAGCACATGGTGAGCTACCACCCGCGGCCAGGCACTGGCACCGCCGGTGAGGGGGCGGCATCAGGCAAGCCTGCCTGCCTGGAGGGCTGGGGGAGGCTCCCACATCCGCTTGGCCTAGCGTGCCAAGGGTGGGCAGAGCCTGGC
Proteins encoded in this region:
- the LOC127693632 gene encoding spermatogenesis-associated protein 21; the encoded protein is SGSRGQKTKRPPSTLRRPPQKPRNILTRDAFEEQAGRVPKGRTQPQTGQLSPSELGAATTTKEETALRSREFKNPSEAAHPYWSGPDDRSQSSTDDSLLPLTPRQLAAFQDIFKLFSCSPTGTVDMHSMKVALRNVGIQLGPQEMCEALRLADLDGDGIVSFKDFLGVLTDNNRLAQCMGQMKGNRVGEPPGLQTLFLEVLFKLLSQGFVPAKSRQEVTSYYFKKQRALRLSSCARSRARGQGRPARAHTGLTFFCQAARLNGLSSTQLARSLHTLCRAGGRSPYTQIPNLAGRPRPERKTRAPGPDVRLPKPQQPGRPKLPPNLGPLSKGPLRPPAGLMSQPLEQMRPSKLASSPPTLVQKHPSSPSPACFQRCAMKSLYK